One region of Candidatus Krumholzibacteriia bacterium genomic DNA includes:
- a CDS encoding HNH endonuclease signature motif containing protein — MQILKRLESLRAREHDATVALIEGLVECHRTRAHVDAGYRSVFQLLVERLKYSPAAASRRFAAMRCAMRCPFVIDMLRGHRTSLTALAKVASSLESCPDPDALLRSIDGLTPDDVDAVVAGLRPVPKPAERVRPIAVARPARNNGSELGMDWGSSASEDTVGSSASGSRPRVGASSDTSEPARAAGPATAVDRPTSPAAPTPSEARVSVSFTMTREDFDALQAARTRLSRTRPKPLTLEETVRTLVAYHDEHRPKRRRRSNPPTARRTRHIPRATREAVFERDGHRCAFVAPEGTRCTTTHDLQIDHVEPYCEGGTNDVANLRLLCGTHNRRVAEFV, encoded by the coding sequence ATGCAGATCCTGAAGCGCCTCGAATCCCTGCGCGCCCGCGAACACGACGCGACCGTCGCGTTGATCGAAGGCCTCGTCGAATGCCATCGGACACGCGCGCACGTCGATGCGGGGTATCGCTCCGTGTTCCAATTGTTGGTCGAGCGCTTGAAGTACTCGCCCGCCGCGGCGTCGCGCCGGTTCGCGGCGATGCGGTGCGCGATGCGCTGTCCGTTCGTGATCGACATGTTGCGCGGGCATCGCACGAGCCTCACGGCACTGGCGAAGGTCGCGTCGTCGTTGGAGTCGTGCCCCGATCCCGATGCGCTGTTGCGCTCGATCGACGGGCTCACGCCCGACGACGTCGATGCGGTCGTGGCCGGACTGCGGCCGGTTCCGAAGCCGGCCGAGCGGGTGCGCCCGATCGCCGTTGCCCGCCCGGCGCGAAACAACGGTTCCGAGTTGGGGATGGATTGGGGAAGTTCCGCGTCGGAAGATACGGTGGGGAGTTCCGCTTCCGGGTCGAGGCCGCGCGTAGGGGCTTCGTCCGACACCAGCGAACCTGCGCGAGCTGCCGGACCCGCGACGGCCGTCGACAGGCCGACGTCTCCTGCAGCCCCGACGCCCTCCGAAGCCCGCGTCTCCGTCTCGTTCACCATGACGCGCGAGGACTTCGACGCTCTGCAGGCCGCGCGCACGCGCCTGAGTCGCACGCGGCCGAAACCGCTGACCCTCGAGGAGACCGTTCGGACGCTCGTGGCCTACCACGACGAACATCGACCGAAGCGACGCAGGCGGTCGAATCCTCCGACGGCCCGGCGCACGCGTCACATCCCGCGCGCCACGCGCGAAGCCGTGTTCGAGCGCGACGGTCATCGCTGCGCGTTCGTCGCACCGGAGGGGACGCGGTGTACGACGACGCACGATCTCCAGATCGATCACGTCGAGCCGTACTGTGAGGGGGGCACGAACGACGTCGCGAACCTCCGGCTGCTGTGCGGGACGCACAATCGGAGGGTGGCGGAGTTCGTGTGA
- the thiD gene encoding bifunctional hydroxymethylpyrimidine kinase/phosphomethylpyrimidine kinase, which translates to MSSTMPVTLTIAGSDSGGGAGIQADLKTFSALGVFGTSAITAVTAQNTQRVRGFVALDPAFVRAQIDAVVEDFDVAAVKIGMLANAEIVDAVARALREHGLPNVVLDPVMVAGSGDPLLEDDAVEAVRDRLLPLAHLVTPNVPEAGMLLERELADDDTELRAAAKSLHQSCDVAVLLKGGHRRGDADDLLVTTGTEHVLEAERVPGNVTHGTGCTLSSAIAALLARGRSMDDAVTQAKDYVTRAITEGVQLGKGQGNLHFFWEYYGNEGLP; encoded by the coding sequence ATGAGCAGCACGATGCCCGTCACCCTGACCATCGCCGGCAGCGACAGCGGGGGCGGCGCCGGGATCCAGGCCGACCTGAAGACCTTCTCGGCGCTCGGCGTCTTCGGCACCAGCGCGATCACCGCCGTCACCGCGCAGAACACCCAGCGGGTACGGGGCTTCGTGGCCCTGGACCCGGCCTTCGTGCGGGCGCAGATCGACGCCGTGGTCGAGGACTTCGACGTGGCCGCGGTGAAGATCGGCATGCTGGCCAACGCCGAGATCGTCGACGCCGTGGCCCGCGCGCTACGCGAACACGGGCTGCCGAACGTGGTGCTCGACCCGGTGATGGTCGCCGGCAGCGGCGATCCCCTGCTCGAGGACGACGCGGTCGAAGCGGTCCGGGATCGGCTGCTGCCGCTGGCGCACCTCGTGACGCCGAACGTCCCCGAAGCCGGCATGCTGCTCGAGCGCGAGCTCGCCGACGACGACACCGAACTCCGCGCCGCGGCGAAGTCTCTGCACCAGAGCTGCGATGTGGCCGTGCTGCTGAAGGGCGGACACCGGCGGGGCGATGCCGACGACCTCCTCGTGACCACCGGCACCGAGCACGTGCTCGAGGCCGAGCGGGTTCCCGGCAACGTCACGCACGGAACGGGGTGCACGCTCAGCTCGGCGATCGCGGCGCTGCTCGCGCGTGGTCGTTCGATGGACGACGCGGTGACCCAGGCCAAGGACTACGTCACCCGCGCCATCACCGAGGGCGTGCAGCTGGGCAAGGGCCAGGGCAATCTTCATTTCTTCTGGGAGTACTACGGGAACGAGGGGTTGCCGTAG
- a CDS encoding DMT family transporter: MRFDRVTLALLTVQLLFAIHYVAAKHLLEHIPPPAWAALRVTGAAAIMLAFTRHDWPRWPRSRRMWARLALLSVFGVIVNQILFVEGLSRTVPSHSALINTSIPVVTLLVAVLLRQEHFDRRKVAAVAVALTGVLILLRVEDFDPSAGTVQGDLLTLANASSFSVFLVLSRPVARELGARIVTPIVFGIGAIAITLFGLPSLVSTNWSAVPPLVWLLAVVIVLGPTVGTYALNVWALRRVESSRVALFVYLQFVLAAPLSAWLLDEPLSLRLIPAAALVFLGVALTRRRPTRPTPAT; the protein is encoded by the coding sequence ATGCGCTTCGACCGGGTGACCCTCGCGCTGCTCACGGTGCAGCTTCTCTTCGCGATCCACTACGTGGCCGCGAAGCACCTGCTCGAGCACATCCCGCCGCCGGCGTGGGCCGCGCTGCGGGTGACCGGGGCCGCCGCGATCATGCTGGCCTTCACCCGGCACGACTGGCCGCGGTGGCCGCGCTCACGAAGGATGTGGGCCCGCCTCGCCCTGCTCAGCGTGTTCGGTGTGATCGTCAACCAGATCCTCTTCGTCGAAGGCCTGTCGCGCACGGTGCCCTCGCACAGTGCGCTGATCAACACGTCGATCCCCGTCGTGACGCTGCTCGTCGCCGTCCTGCTCCGACAGGAACACTTCGACCGGCGCAAGGTCGCCGCGGTGGCGGTGGCCCTGACCGGCGTGCTGATCCTGCTTCGCGTCGAGGACTTCGACCCATCGGCGGGAACCGTGCAGGGAGACCTGTTGACACTGGCCAACGCCAGTTCCTTCTCGGTCTTCCTGGTCTTGTCGCGGCCGGTGGCGCGCGAACTCGGGGCCAGGATCGTCACCCCGATCGTGTTCGGGATCGGGGCGATCGCGATCACCCTCTTCGGGCTGCCCTCGTTGGTCTCGACGAACTGGTCGGCGGTGCCCCCGCTGGTGTGGCTGCTGGCGGTCGTGATCGTGCTGGGGCCGACGGTCGGGACCTATGCGCTGAACGTGTGGGCCCTGCGACGGGTCGAATCGTCACGGGTGGCCCTGTTCGTGTACCTGCAATTCGTCCTGGCGGCTCCGTTGTCGGCGTGGTTGCTCGACGAACCGCTGTCGCTGCGGTTGATCCCGGCGGCCGCGTTGGTGTTCCTGGGCGTTGCGCTGACCCGGCGTCGTCCCACGCGACCGACGCCGGCGACCTGA
- the arcC gene encoding carbamate kinase: protein MNVDPLQAPGHPASHPHPVPTPTAVVAVGGHAFIQKGETGTIEDHERNAQVLCDHLLLLIERGYNLVITHGNGPQVGNLMLIQETATAEVPSMPLDVLVAQTEGSLGYILQQALLNQLRQREIKRYVETVVTQVVVDVDDPAFNDPTKPIGPFYDEDTAKERKGELGWSITEDAGRGWRRLVPSPKPLKVIQRRTIRDSALRGHIVLAGGGGGIPIVIDPETRAYKGVEAVIDKDLTSAVLAREIEADLFIILTAVPQVYVGFGTPEERALGAVTLQEIQRLRAEGHFPSGSMGPKIDAVVDFLEQGGKRALVTDPASLHAAIDGQGGTHFIGRI from the coding sequence ATGAACGTCGATCCCCTGCAGGCCCCCGGCCATCCCGCATCGCATCCCCATCCCGTGCCGACACCGACCGCGGTGGTCGCGGTGGGCGGCCACGCCTTCATCCAGAAGGGGGAGACGGGAACGATCGAGGACCACGAGCGCAACGCTCAGGTCCTCTGCGATCACCTCCTGCTGCTCATCGAGCGCGGCTACAACCTGGTGATCACGCATGGCAACGGTCCTCAGGTGGGCAACCTCATGCTGATCCAGGAGACGGCCACGGCCGAGGTGCCATCGATGCCCCTCGACGTGCTGGTCGCCCAGACCGAGGGATCGCTGGGCTACATCCTGCAGCAGGCGCTGCTGAACCAGTTGCGCCAGCGCGAGATCAAGCGCTACGTCGAGACCGTCGTCACCCAGGTGGTCGTCGACGTCGACGATCCGGCCTTCAACGATCCGACCAAGCCCATCGGCCCCTTCTACGACGAAGACACCGCGAAGGAACGGAAGGGCGAACTCGGATGGAGCATCACCGAGGACGCCGGGCGCGGCTGGCGTCGGCTCGTCCCGTCTCCGAAACCGCTCAAGGTGATCCAGCGCCGCACCATCCGCGACAGCGCGCTGCGCGGGCACATCGTGCTGGCCGGTGGGGGCGGGGGAATCCCGATCGTGATCGATCCCGAGACGCGTGCCTACAAGGGCGTGGAGGCGGTCATCGACAAGGACCTCACGAGTGCCGTGCTCGCGCGCGAGATCGAGGCCGACCTGTTCATCATCCTGACCGCGGTGCCACAGGTCTACGTCGGCTTCGGCACTCCCGAGGAGCGGGCGCTCGGCGCGGTCACGCTGCAGGAGATCCAGCGGCTCCGCGCCGAGGGGCACTTCCCGTCGGGGAGCATGGGGCCGAAGATCGACGCCGTGGTCGACTTCCTCGAGCAGGGGGGGAAGCGGGCCCTGGTGACCGATCCCGCGAGCCTGCACGCTGCGATCGACGGTCAGGGCGGGACCCACTTCATCGGCCGGATCTGA
- a CDS encoding NifU family protein codes for MTDVRMPDIQPMGTPNPRSVKFLTDRTLVEVGSADFRTPQSCERSPLARKLFDLDHVEGVFLCQNFVTVTADRDDQWTTLSPTIVDVLREHLMADEPILTGEVDDHGGEQGEVETKVKEILDKQIRPAVAMDGGDIMFVGFQNGVVQLKMQGACGGCPSSTATLRQGIEARLRHFIPQVQSVEAV; via the coding sequence ATGACCGACGTTCGCATGCCGGACATCCAACCCATGGGCACGCCGAACCCGCGCAGCGTGAAGTTCCTCACCGATCGCACGCTGGTCGAGGTGGGCAGCGCGGACTTCCGCACACCGCAGAGCTGCGAGCGCTCCCCCCTGGCGCGCAAGCTCTTCGACCTCGACCACGTCGAGGGCGTCTTCCTGTGCCAGAACTTCGTCACCGTCACCGCCGATCGGGACGACCAGTGGACCACGCTGTCGCCGACGATCGTCGATGTCCTGCGCGAGCACCTGATGGCCGATGAGCCGATCCTGACCGGTGAGGTCGACGACCACGGCGGCGAGCAGGGCGAGGTCGAGACCAAGGTCAAGGAGATCCTCGACAAGCAGATCCGCCCCGCCGTGGCCATGGACGGCGGCGACATCATGTTCGTGGGCTTCCAGAACGGCGTCGTGCAGCTGAAGATGCAGGGCGCCTGCGGCGGGTGCCCCTCGAGCACGGCCACTCTGCGCCAGGGCATCGAGGCGCGACTGCGCCACTTCATTCCCCAGGTGCAGAGCGTCGAGGCCGTCTGA
- a CDS encoding rhomboid family intramembrane serine protease — protein MRGPGSVVCPECGRLVELGESRCPNCGRWQPSLFGLAPILQRTFGTLEVTQLIFWGCCILYALSLVLDPGAVMQSRGFFNILSPSSQALLQLGMTSGGLVDRFGLWWTPLSATYLHGSLLHIFFNMMWLRILGPQLEHDLGPGRFFLLYTLAGAGGFVVSNTVTGNPTVGASGAIFGLLAATIILARHHGGAWGQAVGQQAIMYAVLLFAFGFVSRTTNNWAHAGGFVVGGLAMFVLLKQSQRAEGPLVQLGALALALATVGAVIASFVAVRFG, from the coding sequence TTGCGAGGACCCGGTTCCGTCGTCTGTCCCGAGTGCGGGCGGCTCGTCGAACTCGGCGAGTCCCGGTGCCCGAACTGCGGGCGTTGGCAACCGTCCCTGTTCGGGCTCGCCCCGATCCTGCAGCGCACCTTCGGCACGCTCGAGGTCACACAGCTGATCTTCTGGGGTTGCTGCATCCTGTACGCCCTGTCGCTCGTGCTCGATCCAGGGGCGGTCATGCAGAGCCGGGGCTTCTTCAACATCCTGTCGCCGAGCAGCCAGGCACTGTTGCAGCTGGGGATGACCAGCGGCGGCCTCGTCGATCGCTTCGGACTGTGGTGGACGCCGCTCTCGGCCACCTACCTGCACGGCAGCCTCCTGCACATCTTCTTCAACATGATGTGGTTGCGGATCCTGGGTCCACAGCTCGAGCACGACCTCGGTCCGGGACGCTTCTTCCTGCTGTACACTCTCGCCGGTGCCGGCGGATTCGTCGTGTCCAACACGGTCACCGGGAATCCGACCGTCGGAGCCTCCGGTGCGATCTTCGGACTGCTCGCCGCCACCATCATCCTGGCGCGACACCACGGCGGCGCCTGGGGACAGGCGGTGGGCCAACAGGCGATCATGTACGCGGTACTGCTGTTCGCCTTCGGCTTCGTCTCGCGCACCACGAACAACTGGGCACACGCCGGCGGCTTCGTGGTCGGAGGCCTGGCGATGTTCGTCCTGCTCAAGCAGAGCCAACGTGCCGAGGGTCCGCTCGTGCAACTGGGGGCGCTGGCACTGGCGCTGGCCACCGTCGGTGCTGTGATCGCCAGCTTCGTCGCCGTCCGTTTCGGGTGA
- the typA gene encoding translational GTPase TypA yields the protein MLDIRNVAIIAHVDHGKTTLVDQILRQCHAFRDHQVVQERVMDSGDLERERGITITSKNFAVTYAHGGGETRINLIDTPGHADFGGEVERVLKMADGVLLLVDAFEGPMPQTRFVLQKALHLGLTPLVVINKVDRPHARPHEVLDEVFDLFTQLDATDEQLDFAVVYASGRDGWAATELDDVREDLGPLLDRIVQVVPAPAVEDGPLQMLVAAMDHSNFLGRIGVGRIVRGSLSVRDRVVLLKRDGSRVNTQVKQLFVFDNLGRREVEGVDCGDICAVVGLDDVDIGDTLADVERPEPLPIIAVDEPTLSMTFMVNDSPFYGQDGKYVTSRQLRERLQREAERDVALRVRDGRTADQFEVSGRGILHISILMETMRREGFEFMVGQPQVIYREIGGRKAEPVEVLTVDVPSDLAGTVIEYAGSRRGEMVDMQPGDGRTRIEFHIPSRGLIGFRSRMLQATGGEVVLHHRFYEYEFFKGSIPERQTGSIVSMAKGPANAYALDALQDRGVFFVESGDELYTGQVIGESNKDEDLVVNAQKAKQLTNMRAAGSDRKLRIAPPVKMSLEEALEYVDHDELVEVTPNHMRLRKTLLDENARRQAAKRRKLGTSP from the coding sequence ATCTTGGACATCCGCAACGTCGCGATCATCGCGCACGTCGACCACGGCAAGACGACCCTGGTCGACCAGATCCTGCGCCAGTGCCATGCCTTCCGCGATCACCAGGTCGTGCAGGAGCGCGTGATGGACTCCGGCGACCTCGAACGCGAGCGCGGGATCACCATCACCTCGAAGAACTTCGCGGTCACCTACGCCCACGGTGGCGGCGAGACCCGGATCAACCTGATCGACACCCCCGGTCACGCCGACTTCGGGGGCGAGGTCGAGCGGGTGCTGAAGATGGCCGACGGAGTACTGCTGCTGGTCGACGCCTTCGAGGGCCCGATGCCGCAGACCCGCTTCGTCCTGCAGAAGGCGCTGCACCTGGGCCTGACGCCGCTGGTGGTGATCAACAAGGTCGACCGCCCGCACGCGCGTCCGCACGAGGTGCTCGACGAGGTCTTCGACCTGTTCACCCAACTGGACGCCACCGACGAACAGCTCGACTTCGCAGTCGTGTACGCGAGCGGGCGCGACGGTTGGGCCGCCACGGAGCTCGACGACGTCCGCGAGGATCTCGGACCTCTGCTCGACCGGATCGTGCAGGTCGTTCCGGCTCCCGCGGTGGAGGACGGACCGTTGCAGATGCTGGTGGCCGCCATGGATCACAGCAATTTCCTCGGCCGTATCGGGGTGGGTCGCATCGTGCGTGGCTCCCTTTCGGTGCGCGACCGGGTGGTGCTGCTCAAGCGCGACGGCAGCCGCGTGAACACGCAGGTCAAACAGCTGTTCGTGTTCGACAACCTGGGCCGGCGTGAGGTCGAGGGGGTGGACTGCGGCGACATCTGTGCGGTCGTGGGTCTCGACGACGTGGACATCGGCGACACGCTGGCCGACGTCGAGCGGCCCGAACCGCTCCCGATCATCGCCGTCGACGAGCCCACGTTGAGCATGACGTTCATGGTGAACGACAGTCCCTTCTACGGACAGGATGGCAAGTACGTCACCAGCCGGCAGCTGCGGGAGCGGCTCCAGCGCGAGGCCGAGCGGGACGTCGCCCTCCGCGTGCGCGACGGACGCACGGCCGACCAGTTCGAGGTCAGTGGCCGCGGCATCCTGCACATCTCCATTCTCATGGAGACCATGCGGCGCGAGGGCTTCGAGTTCATGGTCGGCCAGCCGCAGGTGATCTACCGGGAGATCGGCGGCCGCAAGGCCGAGCCGGTCGAGGTGCTCACCGTGGACGTGCCGTCCGACCTGGCGGGCACGGTGATCGAATACGCCGGATCGCGTCGGGGCGAGATGGTCGACATGCAGCCGGGGGACGGGCGGACGCGCATCGAGTTCCACATTCCGAGTCGCGGCCTCATCGGGTTCCGCAGCCGCATGCTGCAGGCGACCGGCGGCGAGGTCGTGCTGCACCACCGCTTCTACGAGTACGAGTTCTTCAAGGGAAGCATCCCCGAGCGGCAGACGGGCAGTATCGTGAGCATGGCCAAGGGGCCGGCGAACGCCTACGCGCTCGATGCGTTGCAGGACCGCGGCGTGTTCTTCGTGGAGTCGGGCGACGAGCTCTACACCGGTCAGGTCATCGGCGAGTCGAACAAGGACGAGGACCTGGTCGTGAACGCCCAGAAGGCGAAGCAGCTCACGAACATGCGCGCCGCCGGCAGCGACCGGAAGCTTCGGATCGCCCCGCCGGTGAAGATGTCGCTCGAAGAGGCGCTCGAGTACGTCGATCACGACGAGCTGGTCGAGGTCACCCCGAACCACATGCGCCTGCGCAAGACCCTGCTCGACGAGAACGCCCGCCGGCAGGCGGCGAAGCGGCGGAAGCTGGGCACGAGCCCCTAG
- a CDS encoding YceI family protein: protein MKKILSTFGALALVVMLAGQATAATWQIDTTHSTLSFKIRHMLSKTGGQFTDWSGTIEAGDDLTKGSVNIEIQAASIDTRDEKRDEHLRSADFFDVETYPTLTFESTKVEMDGDNYVLHGNLTMHGVTQPVEIPFEFHGTATDPWGNTKAGFSGTVTIDRKDFGIVWNQNLDQGGVVLGDEVEIQIDIAAAKAEAGK, encoded by the coding sequence ATGAAGAAGATCCTGTCGACCTTCGGCGCCCTCGCCCTCGTCGTCATGCTGGCCGGCCAGGCCACCGCGGCGACCTGGCAGATCGACACGACCCATTCGACGCTCAGCTTCAAGATCCGTCACATGCTCAGCAAGACCGGCGGGCAGTTCACCGACTGGAGCGGCACCATCGAGGCCGGTGACGACCTGACGAAGGGCTCGGTGAACATCGAGATCCAGGCGGCCAGCATCGACACGCGTGACGAGAAGCGCGACGAGCACCTGCGCAGCGCCGACTTCTTCGACGTGGAGACCTACCCGACCCTGACCTTCGAGAGCACGAAGGTGGAGATGGACGGCGACAACTACGTCCTGCACGGCAACCTGACCATGCACGGTGTGACCCAACCGGTGGAGATCCCCTTCGAGTTCCACGGCACCGCCACCGACCCGTGGGGGAACACCAAGGCCGGGTTCAGCGGCACCGTGACCATTGATCGCAAGGACTTCGGCATCGTCTGGAACCAGAACCTCGACCAGGGCGGCGTGGTGCTCGGTGACGAGGTCGAGATCCAGATCGACATCGCCGCGGCCAAGGCCGAGGCGGGAAAGTAG
- a CDS encoding MFS transporter, with the protein MARRLPAQLELLSFGFLATLASGFGQTYFVGLFGGQWRADFALSNAGLGTVYSAATLVSGLTMIEAGRWLDRTPLRSFTAVVVASFAVACGLIAVAPEAWMLFPGLLLLRLCGQGLMGHIAITTVARHATKARGRSLSIAQLGFPVGEAVLPSLVVAALALTSWRGVWWACAVVLVTLVLPALVRLGRGVSSAPDGPDDSEPGASRRDVVRDRRFHRVLPVVLAPPFVVTGLFFHQAAVADGMGWPLSLLATAFLAYAVTQVCGGLLGGWAVDRWSARRIVRLVLVPMAFGLASLAVADARPVAFVYMALVGFSAGMGSTVAGALWVELYGRRHLGAIRAMQHALMVVSTAASPVLFGLAIDAGLDVRHLTLLLAAGAVLAMAGVGRIASTGQEAP; encoded by the coding sequence GTGGCCCGCCGCCTTCCCGCGCAGCTCGAACTCCTGTCGTTCGGCTTCCTGGCCACGCTGGCCTCGGGATTCGGCCAGACCTACTTCGTGGGACTCTTCGGCGGCCAGTGGCGGGCGGACTTCGCCCTGAGCAACGCGGGGCTCGGCACCGTGTACAGTGCGGCCACCCTGGTCAGCGGTCTGACAATGATCGAGGCCGGACGGTGGCTGGACCGTACGCCGCTCCGGAGCTTCACCGCCGTCGTCGTGGCGTCCTTCGCCGTCGCCTGCGGGCTGATCGCGGTGGCGCCCGAGGCCTGGATGCTGTTCCCGGGGCTGCTCCTGCTGCGTTTGTGCGGCCAGGGCCTCATGGGACACATCGCCATCACCACCGTGGCCCGCCACGCGACCAAGGCGCGCGGGCGGAGTCTCTCCATCGCCCAGCTCGGCTTCCCGGTCGGAGAGGCCGTGCTACCGAGCCTGGTGGTGGCCGCGCTCGCACTCACCTCGTGGAGAGGCGTATGGTGGGCCTGTGCCGTCGTCCTGGTGACCCTGGTGCTCCCGGCACTGGTCCGGCTCGGTCGTGGTGTCTCTTCGGCCCCGGACGGGCCCGACGACTCCGAGCCCGGCGCCAGCCGGCGTGACGTGGTCCGCGATCGTCGATTCCATCGTGTCCTGCCGGTGGTCCTGGCCCCACCCTTCGTCGTGACCGGGCTGTTCTTCCATCAGGCCGCCGTGGCCGACGGAATGGGCTGGCCGCTGTCGCTCCTGGCGACCGCTTTCCTCGCGTACGCCGTCACCCAGGTGTGCGGTGGACTGCTCGGCGGCTGGGCGGTGGACCGATGGTCCGCCCGGCGCATCGTGCGCCTCGTCCTGGTGCCCATGGCATTCGGACTGGCCTCGCTGGCCGTCGCCGATGCACGACCGGTGGCCTTCGTGTACATGGCCCTCGTCGGCTTCTCGGCGGGCATGGGCTCGACGGTGGCCGGGGCCCTGTGGGTCGAGCTCTACGGGCGCCGGCATCTCGGCGCGATCCGGGCGATGCAGCACGCGCTCATGGTCGTGAGTACTGCCGCGTCGCCGGTACTCTTCGGCCTGGCGATCGACGCGGGCCTCGACGTTCGCCACCTGACCCTCCTGTTGGCGGCGGGAGCGGTCCTGGCGATGGCCGGCGTCGGCAGGATCGCATCGACCGGGCAGGAAGCGCCGTAG
- a CDS encoding ABC transporter transmembrane domain-containing protein, whose protein sequence is MSDPFRDAEEIRDDLAPPADLKRILGLARPYVGSLIAATSLMLIGTAIGLVTPRVAGGVVDAALVDGNLDRLNRIVSALIALFAALGVTTYVEHYVLRTTGARMLLDLRHHLFDHLAVLSPDFYENRPVGELLSRMGTDLGQVQASLTNRIPSGISAVLRFIGTLAILLVLQTKLTLVALIVVPPVVLLAVYFGRKLERLSQQERDATAAAGARAEETLSGIRTVQAFQREGEEVRRYFGKLRSLLGVQIRNAHVEGAFSGTVQFAAYSAFAVVMWYGGRLMLDGALTPGELTSFLLYTFSIAVSVGTLGSLYAAFRELRGSSARIFQLLDTLPTISDPEHPVPLRDARGELRLDHVDFAYGDDPERLALRDVDLVIEPGEVVGLVGPSGAGKSTVFNLLLRYHDPVAGNVQLDGIDLRHLRVDDVRRHIAVVPQDIFLMSGSIEENLRIGRLDASDDEIRRAAEMAGAAEFIERLPDGYGSEIGQRGVRLSGGQRQRLAIARAFLRDPTILLLDEATSALDPDSEQRVQEALTELMKGRTTLVIAHRLVTARRADRILVFDDGRIVASGTHDELYEANELYRRYWTLQSMQFQEGTSP, encoded by the coding sequence ATGTCCGACCCCTTCCGCGACGCCGAGGAGATCCGCGACGATCTCGCGCCGCCCGCCGACCTGAAGCGGATCCTGGGCCTGGCGCGCCCCTACGTGGGATCGCTGATCGCCGCCACGTCGCTCATGCTGATCGGAACCGCGATCGGCCTGGTGACGCCACGCGTGGCCGGGGGCGTGGTCGACGCCGCACTGGTGGACGGAAACCTCGATCGTCTCAATCGTATCGTCAGCGCATTGATCGCTCTCTTCGCCGCCCTGGGCGTGACGACCTACGTCGAGCACTACGTGCTGCGTACCACCGGCGCACGCATGCTCCTGGACCTTCGCCACCATCTGTTCGACCACCTGGCCGTCCTGTCACCCGACTTCTACGAGAACCGTCCGGTCGGCGAATTGCTCAGCCGCATGGGAACCGATCTCGGACAGGTCCAGGCCTCGCTCACCAACCGTATCCCGAGTGGGATCTCCGCGGTGCTGCGCTTCATCGGCACGTTGGCCATCCTGCTCGTCCTGCAGACGAAGCTCACGCTGGTGGCCCTGATCGTGGTGCCGCCGGTGGTGCTGCTGGCGGTGTACTTCGGGCGCAAGCTCGAGCGCCTGTCGCAGCAGGAGCGCGACGCGACCGCGGCCGCGGGAGCGCGGGCCGAGGAGACCCTGAGCGGCATCCGGACGGTGCAGGCCTTCCAGCGCGAGGGCGAGGAGGTCCGCCGCTACTTCGGCAAGCTGCGTTCGCTGCTCGGCGTGCAGATCCGCAACGCGCACGTCGAGGGTGCGTTCAGTGGCACCGTGCAGTTCGCCGCCTACAGCGCCTTCGCCGTGGTCATGTGGTACGGCGGCCGCCTCATGCTCGACGGTGCGCTCACGCCGGGAGAACTGACGTCCTTCCTGCTGTACACCTTCTCGATCGCCGTCTCGGTCGGAACACTGGGATCGCTGTACGCCGCCTTCCGCGAGCTGCGCGGTTCGAGCGCGCGGATCTTCCAGCTGCTCGACACACTGCCCACGATCTCCGATCCGGAGCACCCCGTTCCGCTGCGGGACGCCCGCGGAGAGCTGCGGCTCGACCACGTCGACTTCGCCTACGGTGACGATCCCGAGCGCCTCGCCCTTCGCGACGTCGATCTGGTGATCGAACCGGGCGAAGTGGTCGGCTTGGTCGGACCGAGCGGCGCCGGCAAGAGCACGGTGTTCAACCTGCTGCTGCGCTACCACGATCCCGTCGCCGGCAACGTCCAGCTCGACGGGATCGACCTGCGCCACCTGCGCGTGGACGACGTGCGCCGGCACATCGCAGTGGTGCCCCAGGACATCTTCCTGATGAGCGGGTCGATCGAGGAGAACCTGCGGATCGGCCGTCTCGACGCGAGCGACGACGAGATCCGGCGCGCGGCCGAGATGGCCGGCGCGGCCGAGTTCATCGAGCGGCTGCCCGACGGCTACGGTTCGGAGATCGGACAGCGCGGCGTACGGTTGTCGGGCGGACAGCGCCAGCGCCTGGCGATCGCGCGGGCATTCCTGCGCGATCCCACCATCCTGCTCCTGGACGAGGCGACGAGTGCCCTGGACCCCGACTCCGAGCAGCGCGTGCAGGAAGCCCTGACCGAACTGATGAAGGGGCGCACCACACTGGTGATCGCCCACCGCCTGGTCACCGCGCGTCGGGCCGATCGCATCCTCGTCTTCGACGATGGGCGGATCGTGGCTTCGGGCACGCACGACGAACTCTACGAGGCGAACGAGCTCTACCGGCGGTACTGGACCCTGCAGTCGATGCAGTTCCAGGAGGGAACCTCTCCGTGA